The window GTGACTGCAGCCACTACTGCGAACTGATCTCCCAACCGGCGCAGATGCCTCGCGTTTTGGAGATCGCGATCCGGACCGCCCTGGCGCGCCGCGGGGTCGCGGTCGTCGTGGTGCCCGGTGACATCGCGTTGAGGGAGGCCGCCGAGCAGCAGCCGCGCCTCCGATTTTCGGAACCGCATCCAAGTATCCGACCCTCGGACCAGGAGCTCGCCACCGCGGCCGGCATTCTCAACGAGGCGCGAAGGGTCACGATCTTGGGTGGAGCGGGCTGCGCTGGAGCACACACCGAGCTGATCGAGACGGCGGGGAAGCTGAAGGCGCCGATCGTGCACGCGCTGCGGGGGAAAGAATTCATCGAATACGACAATCCCTTTGACGTCGGCATGACGGGCCTGCTGGGGTTTTCCTCCGGCTATCACGCCATGATGGACTCCGATGCGCTGTTGATGCTCGGGACCGACTTCCCGTACCGGCAGTTCTTCCCTGAGCACGCGACGATCATTCAGGTCGACATTCGCGGAGAACAGCTTGGCCGGCGTGCGAAGATCGACGTCGGGTTGGTGGGCGATGTCAAAACGACCCTCGGGGCCCTGCTGCCCCAGCTGCTCCAAAAGACCGAGGGCAGACATTTGGAGGCCTCGCTGCAGCATTATCAGAAAGCGCGCCGGGGTCTGGATGAACTGGCGACAGGGGACTCCGGCCGGAAGCCGATTCACCCCCAGTACGTGGCGCGGGTGCTCGACGAGGTCGCGGCGCCCGACGCCATCTTCGCGGTCGATGTGGGAACGCCGACCATCTGGGCCGCTCGATATCTCACGATGAACGGCACACGGCGGCTGCTGGGTTCCTTCACGCACGGCTCGATGGCCGGAGCTCTGCCACAGGCCATCGGCGCGCAACTAACGTATCCGGGCCGCCAAGTGATCACGCTCTCAGGCGATGGTGGGCTGGCGATGCTGATGGGGGATCTGCTGACCCTCCGGCAATTGCAGCTGCCCGTGAAGCTGGTCGTGTTCAATAACGGCGCCCTCTCCTTCGTCGAGCTCGAGATGAAAGCCGCGGGGTTCCTGGATTTCGCCACAGAGCTGCGCGACCCCGATTTCGCGAAGATGGCGGAAGGGGCAGGCCTGTTGGGCCTCAGAGCGGAGACCCCCGAGCACGTGCGCCCGATGCTTCTGCAGGCCCTCAGTCACGACGGGCCCGCGCTCCTCGATGTGGCGGTGAACCGCCAGGAACTATCCATGCCGCCGTCGCTGACACTGGACGAGATGAGGGGGTTCGCCGTGTTTATGGTCAAAGCGGTGCTCAATGGACGCGGTGATGAGCTCATCGACCTCGCCAAGACCAACCTCTTCCGATAGACGAGAGGGGCGCAGACGCGATGTGGGAGCCGAGCCAACGATATCCAGATCCTGCCGTCCGGGTGCTGCATCCGAGCTTTGCAAAGTATCGGCTCGGTCAGGCGGCAGTCGAACGCCTGGCGACGGGATTCCGTTGGGGCGAGGGGCCGGTGTGGTTCGGCGATGGGCGATTCCTGCTGTGGAGCGACATCCCGAACAACTGCATCATGAAGTGGGAGGAAGAGACGGGCGCGATCAGCGTCTTTCGCAGGCCGTCCAACAACGCCAACGGCAACACCCGCGACCATCAAGGCCGTTTGGTCACCTGCGAACACGACACGCGGCGCGTGACGCGGACGGAATACGACGGCGCCATCACCGTGCTGCTCGATCGGTTCGACGGGAAACCGCTCAACTCCCCGAACGATGTCGTGGTGAAATCGGACGGCTCGATCTGGTTCACGGACCCGCCGTTCGGCATACTCGGCCATTATGAAGGGCATCAGGCGGCGCAAGAGCTGCCCGCGAACGTCTACCGCATCGATGGCAAGACCGGTCGGGCGAACGTGATGGCCGATGACATCAACGGCCCGAACGGCCTGGCCTTCTCACCGGACGAGTCTCGGCTCTACGTGGTCGAGTCGCGGGCGTCTCCGCGCAAGATTCGGGTCTTCGACGTGGTGGCGGACGGCACCAAGCTGGCCAACGGCCGCGTGCTGATCGACGCCGGTGCCGGCACGCCGGACGGGTTCCGCTGCGACGTCGACGGTAATCTCTGGTGCGGGTGGGGCATGGGCGAGCCCGAGTTGGATGGGGTGCGCATATTCTCTTCGGCCGGCGAGCCCATCGGGCATATCGCGCTGCCCGAGCGCTGCGCCAACCTTTGCTTCGGTGGGCGATGGCGGAATCGGCTGTTCATGGCGGCCAGCAAATCACTCTACGCGCTCTACGTGAATACGCAGGGGGCGCCGGGCGGCTAGTCCTGCACGAGGGGGTCACCGTCTTCGATCATTCGGACCGATAGCGGACGACCGCCGCTCCGTCCCAGTCGACCCCCGTACCCGGTCGACCTGGGATCACAGCGGCGCCATCGACGATGCGGAGCGGTTCAGCCAGGATGGGCGCGGCCCGGGAGCCGCCGGCGAACCGCGCGCACCGCAGCAAGATCCGCGGCGAGTGTCGGGTACTCCAGCGGGCACCATTCTCTTGCCTGCGTGCACCAGGTCGATCAGCTCCCCCGGGTTTTTCTTGAGGCACAGCTCTGGCTGGCGGGGCAGAGAAAGGAAATAGATTGAGCCTGTCCCAGGTTTGAACATTTGGGGAGTGCTGTCAGCGGAAAATGGCCGTTTCTTTCTTCGGCGCTCGATGTTTGGCGCGCGCTCTCCCGGGAGGGAGGAGAGTGAAAATGGGTAACACGATCATCGCTACTATCGTTGTCGCCCTCTTCACTGGGATGACCGCCGCCGCAATTGGCCAGCCGGTGCAGTCTCCCGGGGTCAGCATTTCGGACGTGGGGCTAGTCGACGGGCACATCTTGCGAGTCAATGTCGCCACGTCGGGACTGGACCCCCAAGCGGCCGAGAGTCCGGACATCACCTTGGAAGCCTGGATCGGTGACGTCCGGGCTCGGGGATCGCTCCTGCTGACGCCCTTGCCGCCCCGCTTTTCGATGGACATCGACTTCCCGGCAGGCGCCGTCCGGGTAGGCGTCGTAAAGGTGGGCGAGTTTACACCGGTCCGGCCGTTCACGGACAACGTGCGATTCCCGGTGCAGGTGACAGTCCGCCAGGGGAATCGCGCGGCGACGGCGAGCCGGAATGTGACGCTGCTCATCCCGACCGTCATAGTCCCTGGAGTAGCGAACGAGCTCAACCGCCAGCACGAGGTGATGCTCTCGCCGTTCATCCGGCGCGGCTACCAGGCCGAGGGGCGCGCTCCCACGCTGTTCCTGTTTCAGTATCCTTCCCACCAGGTTGGGCTGGAAGAGGGGGCCCACCGGCTTGCCGAGTCCGTCCGCCGGGTCGTCCTGGCCCGAGCGTACGCGGGGAAGATCAACGTCATCGGCCACAGCCTCGGCGGCCTGTTGGCCCGGTGGAATGTCCAATTCGATGTAGACGGGTGGGGAACGCTGGTCAGCCGGCTGATACTCGTTGGGGTGCCGAATGAGGGATCCGTCCTGGCGTACACATACCGCAACGTGCCCACCTTTCTCCCGTTTGCCTACTTTGCGCACGCCCCAGCGGCACGCGCGCTGATGCCGACGTTCCCATTCTGGCGGGCTGCCCCGACGGAGCCGTGGTCCATGCCGCCGGACGGGGATAATCCCGCGCTCGCGCAGCTCAACGCTCGCCCGATCCCTAAGGGGGTTCGCGTGTGGGTGTTCTATGGAAGTCGCGGCGGGGATGACTCAAACACCCTGGCCGGTGTGACCGAGGGTGGCCAAAGCCGAGATCTCGCTTCTGGAGACGGCGTCGTACTCGCAGACAGCGCGCAGGGGCTTCCGATTCATGGAGGGAGCGGCGTGGCAGCCCTGATGACTCCGGATGTGGCTCGGGTCAACCTCGGCCCGGTGGGGCACAGTGATCTGTTAGCCGCGGGGGCCGATCGAGTCATTGCCGTGTTGCTCGACCGGGTCCTCGAGACATCCATCCCCCCTTCGCCGCAACAAGTGCCGGATAACACGCGTGAGAATGGCAATAGCCGGTGATGGTCTTCTCGCGCCCCTAGCATCGGTCGAGGGGGCTGCCGATCCGCTGCAGAAACACTCTGCGGTAGATGCGGCAGACGATCCGCGCGGTGGGGCGCCTGCCGGTTGCGTGAGGAGGTAGAGGATGCCGGCTTACCGGGCGAAGGTGCCGTATGGACCAGAGGACCGACGGGCGTGGACCGTTTTGCCGTTTCCCCGCTCGGAGTACGAACGGCGCCTCGCGGAGGTCCGGGATCGTCTTCCACGCCACCGGTTGGCGGCGCTTCTGGCCTTTGCCAACAACAGCGATCCTGGGCACGCTCGGTACCTGGCAAACTTCGAAGCCGGCCCTGGCGAAACGTTCGTCGTGGTGCCGCTCGCGGGCGCGCCGATGCTCACGACCAACTGGTTGATGCACGGCGAACCGATGCACACTTCGATTTGGACGACCTGGCTCGATGATGTCCGTCCCGCAGAGCGTGCCGGTTTCAGCTCGGCACCGGAGACGACCGTGGCCGGTCAGGTTGCCGAGAAGCTTCACGAGCTCGGCCTGCAGCGTGAGCGCATCGGTGTAGCTGGAAACGCGATCATCCCACACGGCGTCCTCACCGAACTTCAGGAGCGCCTGCCGAATGCCGCGCTCATTCCCGCCGATACCCTCCTCCTCGATGTGCGGTCGCGCAAGTCGCCACTCGAGATCGACGTGATGCGCCGCGCCGCGCGGATCTCCGGGCGGATGCACGAAGCGGCAATTGAGACGATTGCCCCCGGCGTCACCGAGCGGGAGGTCGCCGCGAAGGCGCACGGCGTGGCCTTCGCAGAGGGCGCCGATGAGCTCGCGTTCGCGAGCGCGGTGACCGGCGGGCCCCGGGCCGGGCTCAAGCACTGCGCACCCGCGGCTCGCGTGTTTGAAAGGGGCGATATGGTCTTCCTCGACATGGGCGCTGTGCGCGACGGGTACTGCGCGGACGTCTCGCGCTGCCTCGTTGTGGGGGCGCCGTCGGCCGAGCAGCGGCGCTTCCTCGAGACCGGGCTTGCGATGTTCGAAGCGGTCCTCGCAAAGGCCGCGCCCGGCGCACGGGTGCAGGACCTCATCGCCGTCGCCCGGGGCATCGCCGAACGCGCCGGGTTCGCGGACGATTACATGCCGAAGGGGTTCGGCCACGGCCTCGGCTGTTCGCTGTTCGAACAACCCTCGTTGCGGGCAATCAGCGAGGCGGTGCTGGAGCCGGGCAACGTCTTCGCGTTGGAGCCGATGCTGGTCAGGTCGGGCTTTGGCACCGCGGTCGTGGAGGAAACGGTCCTCATGACTTCGCATGGGGCGGAGGCTCTGTCGGGTTGCGTGTTCCGCACCTGGTAATCACGGTCGTGTAACGCTTTGACCTCGCAGTGATCGCTTCGGCATGATTGCGAAATTCGTTGGGTTGCGTCCCCACCACGATATCGTGAAGGGGTATGTAACAACTTTGTTAACGTGGGGCGGTTTGGGAATGCCCACAGATAGACTTGGGTTCGTTGTGATGGTGGACAAAATCGGAGCGGAAGCGCTCCAAGAAAGCAACGAGGTGAGTGCGATGCAGAAGCTTCTGGCAGTGGCGGTGTTGGGTGCGAGTCTGGCATTTGCGTCGGGCGCGGCATTCGCGGAAGATCGTGGGGTTGTTGAGCCGGTGTCCCAGCCGACTCAGCCGGCGACCGTGAGTGTGTACTTCGACTCCAACCCGGGAACGTTCGCGGGTGGTCCCGCACACGACGTTTCGGTTGACGCGAGCCGCGGACAGGAAGGCAACAACCGGTAATCCCTGCCGACCCGCGAAGCAGCCGCCGGGTGCTCGGCTCGGCGGCTGCGGGCGCGGTCGAGACAAGAAGCCGTCAGTCCGCCGCAGCTCCGCCGTTGAGTGTACGACCGGGACTCCTTCCTTGGGACCCTAAGGATCTGGACGCCCGGCAGGCGGCTCTTTTTTCCAATCTCGAAAGATCCGGAGGAGATCCTGCTTAGCGTCCAGAGACAAGTCTTCCTCGGTCAGCCGTCCGACTGTGCGGATGGTCTGGCGCATCTGGTCCAGGTAGATGACGCAATAGCTGCAGTCTTTGAGGTGGTTCTCAAACCGCTGCCGATCGGCTGGAGGGAGAGTGCCTTCCAGATACTCGGTCACCAGTTCCACAAGCTCTTTGCAGGCCATCTCCGAAGGAATTGACATCTTCGCTAATCGCCTCCCTCTCCTTCCTCGAAGTATCGCTCGAGCGCCCGACGCACTCTGGAACGGGCCCTGTGCAGCAAGACGCGCTGATTGACAGCGGAGACCGAGAGGAGGTCGCGGACCTCTTCGGGTGTGCACCCGTTCATGTCCCGCAACGTGATCACCTCACGCTGGGTTGGCGGCAGCGTGTCGATCGCCTGCTGAATGTAGGCTTGGGTTTCCTTCGCGAGCAAGCGATCTTCCGGAGACTCCCCCCAACTCCGAGGAGGCGTGCGCCAGTGATTGGGCCATTGAGGATGGGTGGCATCGAGGAAGCGGTCCGGATCGACGGCCGGCTCGGCCGGTTCTCCGGCGGGGTCCCCCAGGGCCGAAAAGGGGATGCTGCGCCCCTCGCGTTGCATCTGCGTCTTCGTCCGGTTCATCAGGATCCGAAAAATCCAGGTCCGCAGCGAGCTGCGCGCCTCGAACCTACCGATTCCTTTGAGGACGCCCAGCCACGCGTCCTGCACAACCTCCTCAGCTATCGCCCTTGACACGTACATCGAGGCGAGCCTCAACATGGGGACATGATAGCGTGCTGTCAGGATCACGAATGCGTCTTCGTCGCCTTCACGCAGCGCGATGACCAGTTCGGTGTCTTCGTCGGTATGCGCAACGTCGCTTACCACAGGTTATTGCTCCGCGCAGGCACGTCTCGGCCAGACGAACTCTGGCGCGCCACGCTTCTGCTCAAGCCACGCTTCAAAGCCGACCGACTCGGGGCATTCCGCGACGGACGCCGACTCCCCTCCCGCGCGGGTCACCGGAACACGGCGGCAACATCAGGATGTCGCAGCGTGCTACGCCGCCCGGCGTCGGGGACGCAGGGTGGCCACAGGCTGTGGAGACACCGCAGCTTCACGCGCAGTCCCGGCCAGTGCCGGATCGGGTATCTCCTCCATTCTTACGATCGCCGAGGTCCCGTCGACTCGCGCAGCCCTATGCAGGTGGTTCACGGAGACGATCGAGTCGCCAAACCGAGGCGTCGCTTTGATCGTGAATCCGCACGAGCATCGGTACCAACCCATGATCGCCCTCCTCCCTTTTCGTTCCGTTCCGCTCTTCATCAAACCCGTGCCGGCCGGCCGGCATTCCCATCTTGGCCCGCGTGAACACGGTTGTTACACACGCCACGTGTGTAACGATGGCGACAAAGCCGAGACTACATGGCCGAGGTGAGCATCACACTCAACGAAGGGGGTCGACCATGAACACTATGGACGTCAAAGGAGCAGCCGTCGCGATAAACCGCAGAGATGAGGGCGAACGTTCCGCAGCGGAGGTGGCATGGGGCGAACGCCTGACCGGCATCGGCACCGGGATCCTCCGGTATGGGCTGGTGTTCCTCCTCGTCGTGATCGGCTCGATGAAGTTTTTCGCGTTCGAGGCGAGAGGGATCCAGCCGTTAGTGGCCCACAGTCCGTTTCTCAGCTGGATGTATCATGTCTTGAGCGTTCAAGGGGTGTCCAATTTCTTCGGGCTCGTAGAGATTACAACGGGGATCCTCATCGCGCTCCGGCGAGTCTCGCCGAGGGCATCGGCGGTGGGAAGCCTTGCAGGGGTCGTCATTTTCCTCACCACCCTGTCGTTTCTGTTCACAACGCCGGGAGCTTTGACCCCCGGATCCGATGTCGGGGGCTTTCTGATGAAAGATCTGGTTCTGCTCGGTGCGGCTATCTACACGACCGGCGAGGCGCTCCTCGCGTCGAACTCTTAACTGGACGGCCCCGTTGCGGACATCGGTGTGGGAGGGGGTCGAGCATCGTCCATCAGGGACCTTCGTTTGGGCATCCCCAGTCCGTCGGGCGGGGGATAGTGTGATGTCCAAGCCTCGTGCTAGAGTGATCGAAATGGGGAGCCGCGGATCTATCTTTTGGGCGCCGCAGGGTAACGGACGATAACATGAGCCACGTCTTTGTCTTGCGGTTCAAATGTGCCAAGTGCGGCGAAGTCTGGAAGGTCCTGACCTCGCCGCCGAAGCCCGAGCCGGCGTCCTGCTGCCCGCGGTGTGCGAGTTTCGTTCGGGAGTTCGCTGGGCTGGAGGCCGCGCGGCCGGCTGGGACCCCAAGACAGCAGGCCTCCTCGCCACTCGACCGCTTTCACTAACGGACCCACCCTCGAAGGTCCCCGGGCGAGCGGAATCGCGCCTTTCCCCGGAGCGTAACCCAGAGCGGGGCATCAGAGATGGCTGAGCGGCTGGGAGACGAGGGCATCCAGCGGTTCCTCGCGACGAAAGACGTCGTCGTGCTCGCGACGGTACAGGCCAATGGCTCGCCCCTTGCGATGCCCGTCTGGTTTCTGCACGGCGTCGACTCGCTCACCATGATCAGCGAGGCCAACACGCAGAAGGTCCGAAACCTCCGGCGTGATCCTCGGGTCTGCGTCGTCGCCGAGGCCGGGGGCCCCGCGGGCCTACGTAGTGTGACCATCCAGGGTCGTGCCGAGTTCCTCCCCGAGTCGGATGAGCGGCGCGCGCTCGCACGCGCGTTCCTGAAAAAGTACCACCCAGAGCTTGGGCGACGGTGGGGAGGCGATGTGATGCCGCCGGATCGAGTCATGTTTCGGATTGTCCCGGACCGGATACGAAGCTGGGGTCGGTCGGCCTAACCCGACGCCCGAAGAACTCGAGCCGCCGGCCTCGAGTGACTTGGGACGCTTTGCGCACGAAGCCCCCTTGGACGCGCGCCAAGATCGTGGCGCCTATACCGAACGTGTGAGGCCTCCGTCGACGCGGAGGTTCTGCCCGGTGATATAGCCGGCTTCATCCGACAGCAGGAAAGCGATGGTCTTGGCGATTTCGTCCAGCTTCCCGGCGCGTCCCATGGGGATTCGCTGTACCGTGTCGCCATCCACCGGATAGCTTTCGATAAACCCGGGCAACACGCTGTTCATACGAATCCCGTGGGACGCATACTCATCTGCGTACAGTTTGGTGAAGCTCCCCAGCGCCGCCCGCAACGTGGAGGACACGGGGAAGGTTCGGCTTGGTTCGAACGCCGAAAACGTCGAAATGTTGACGATGCTGCCACGACCTTGGCGCAGGAACACCGGGGTCACGAGCCGCGCCATCCGCACGACGTTCAACAGCAACAGATCCATTCCGGCGAGCCAGTCGGCGTCGGAAATCTCCAGCAGCTTGCCCTTGGGCGGGTGGCCGGTGGAGTTGACCACCGCATCGAGCCGGCCATAGCGTTCGAGGCTGGCTTCGACGAGGTTTTGCAGGTCGCGAGGGTTGGACACCGAGCCGGCCAGGCTGAGAGCGTTGTGCGCGTGCGCCACCGCCGGCGCTCCAGAGGGGGACAGGACGGCAAGCCGGTATCCGCGGGCGGCGAGTTCGTGGGCAGCCGCGGCGCCGATGCCCCGGCCGGCGCCGGTCACGATGGCGACTTTCTGTATGCCTCCCTCCATGACGGTCCTCAGCATACCACGGTACGAAGGGGCAAACTACACTCCCGGCGTGTGCCCCCCGTCGATCATGACTGTGGTGGGGCGTCGGGTGGGGGGGCGGGAAGCTGTTCGAGGTACCCGGCGAATACCTGATTCCCGAGGGCCCCCGGCCGGCGCTGACGAATGAGATCGACCGCAGCTTTTCCGTCGATGTGTAGAATCTTCATCGCCACGAGCGCGTTAAAGAGGCCCGAACGGCTCTTCCCCTTATGGCAGTGCACCAGCACTCGGTGTCCGTCCCGGATCGAGCGCACGGCCAAGTCCGTCAGCGCATCCATGATCTTCATGTCCGGCAATCTGGCGATATCCTCGATGGGCCAGAAGATGTAGAGGATCGAGTTGGGGATTGTCGGCACACCGGGATCCAACGTCCCGTAGAGATCCACGACCACGTCGATGCTCCGCTCGAGGATGGGCCGCCAGTCCGCCGCCTCCTCGGGCGCGCCGCTCTGGTACAGCTGGTTTTCGAGGATTTCGAAGATCTCCATGAGACCCCACGGATTCTTGCCATCATCTTCTCTAAGGGCTCCGCCAATTCTTCCCTCGGAGCGAGGGCTACGGGGGGGATAAGGAAGGGCATACATCCTGTTGGAACAGGTGCGTGCCGTCATCCTTCTATCTAATAATCGCGCGCCTGTCCCAGCGGGGTGACGCACATGAAGATTGTGTGGTCTCAGTTTCTCACGGCAGTCGTTCTCCTCGTCATGTGCGGGCCGGCCGTAGCAGCCGATCAAGGGATCAGCGTTCACACGCTGATCCAGGATCCCGCGAGATATGACGGCAAGGTGGTGACCGTTGTCGGGACGATCACCGCCTATCGAGAACGGGTCTCCAACGCGGGGAACCCGTATACGACCTTTCGTCTCAGCGACGGCGACGAGTTTGTCGCCGTGTTCTCCTGGAACAAACAGGGCTTCAGCAACGGGCAGCGGGTCCGGGTGACCGGGACATTCTCGAAGATCCGGGAGGCGGGGACGTCCCCAGTCGGGAACGAGATTCAGGCCTACCGGATCGAGGCGCTGCCCTAAGCACTACGATCCGGGGATCTTTTCGGCTTCGGCGACGATCCTTCCCTGTTGGTCGCGCGTGAGGTGCCGCTTCGCCCAGCCGGCCACGGCCGCGATCCATGAGCGACGGGTCGGAAACGCGTTCGTGGTCGCGGTGGCCGCTCCGCGGATGCTGAGCGGGATCGGGAACCCCTTCACACGAACCCCGGCCAGGGTCCCGGTGAAGGTGCAGGACTTGCGAATGCACGCATAGCCCCCATAGGCAAATGTCGCCCCGTGAGTGGTCAGCGTGATGAGCCCGATCGCCCAGGTGCCGGTGAAACTTCCCACGACGGGAACCCCCCCAAACCGCCCTGCCACGACCCCCGTCGAAAACCATGGGGTGGGCGTCGATGTAGAGGCGAGCCTGATCGGCAGGTTCAGCTGATCTTCGGCGGGCCCCGTCGATCCGGGCGCGGCCAGCGCCGGCGTGGCAAGCGATAGAACCAGCACGACAGTCAGAACGATTCGCCGCATGAACGTCCTCCCGGACTCTCCGTATCTACCTTATTATTGCTACATACCTCAAATCGATCTCTCGTAGACCTGTGCGCAACCCCCCACGTGAGTGCGCGGTCGCCGGAGCGTGCAGGGACCGGGCCGTGGGAGACGGAACGCCCCGTCGGAATTCGACGCGGGAGGAGGGAGACGCGTGGACGAGGTGAGATCTTTGACGGCTGTGATCACGGGCGCGGCCGGGGGGATCGGCCGAGCGGCCGCCGAGAAATTCGCGGCGAGCGGGGTCCAGGTCGTCGCCGCCGACCTCCGGCCGCCGCAGGCCACGGCGGACGGGATTGCCGCGCGCGGCGGGCGGTGCATCGCGCTCGCGGTCGATGTGGCGGACCGGGCGCAGGTGGGCGGCATGATCGCGGCCGCGGGCAGGCAGTTCGGAGGGGTCGACATCCTGGTCGCCAACGCGGGGATCGGCTTTCCCGACCCCATCCTGACGATCTCCGAGGAGAATTGGGACCGGGTTCTCGCTGTCAACCTGAAGGGCGCCTTCCTCTGCGCGCAGGCTGCGCTGCCCTCTATGGTGGAACGGCGGCGGGGAGCGATCGTGCTGGTGTCGTCTATCGCCGGCCGCCGTGCAAGCTTGACGAACGGCGCCCACTACACGTGTTCGAAGTACGGGCTGATCGGACTGACCCGCCACCTCGCAACCGAATTGGCGGGGACGGGG is drawn from bacterium and contains these coding sequences:
- a CDS encoding SDR family oxidoreductase — protein: MEGGIQKVAIVTGAGRGIGAAAAHELAARGYRLAVLSPSGAPAVAHAHNALSLAGSVSNPRDLQNLVEASLERYGRLDAVVNSTGHPPKGKLLEISDADWLAGMDLLLLNVVRMARLVTPVFLRQGRGSIVNISTFSAFEPSRTFPVSSTLRAALGSFTKLYADEYASHGIRMNSVLPGFIESYPVDGDTVQRIPMGRAGKLDEIAKTIAFLLSDEAGYITGQNLRVDGGLTRSV
- a CDS encoding Xaa-Pro peptidase family protein; translated protein: MPAYRAKVPYGPEDRRAWTVLPFPRSEYERRLAEVRDRLPRHRLAALLAFANNSDPGHARYLANFEAGPGETFVVVPLAGAPMLTTNWLMHGEPMHTSIWTTWLDDVRPAERAGFSSAPETTVAGQVAEKLHELGLQRERIGVAGNAIIPHGVLTELQERLPNAALIPADTLLLDVRSRKSPLEIDVMRRAARISGRMHEAAIETIAPGVTEREVAAKAHGVAFAEGADELAFASAVTGGPRAGLKHCAPAARVFERGDMVFLDMGAVRDGYCADVSRCLVVGAPSAEQRRFLETGLAMFEAVLAKAAPGARVQDLIAVARGIAERAGFADDYMPKGFGHGLGCSLFEQPSLRAISEAVLEPGNVFALEPMLVRSGFGTAVVEETVLMTSHGAEALSGCVFRTW
- a CDS encoding RNA polymerase sigma factor — encoded protein: MVSDVAHTDEDTELVIALREGDEDAFVILTARYHVPMLRLASMYVSRAIAEEVVQDAWLGVLKGIGRFEARSSLRTWIFRILMNRTKTQMQREGRSIPFSALGDPAGEPAEPAVDPDRFLDATHPQWPNHWRTPPRSWGESPEDRLLAKETQAYIQQAIDTLPPTQREVITLRDMNGCTPEEVRDLLSVSAVNQRVLLHRARSRVRRALERYFEEGEGGD
- a CDS encoding SMP-30/gluconolactonase/LRE family protein; the encoded protein is MWEPSQRYPDPAVRVLHPSFAKYRLGQAAVERLATGFRWGEGPVWFGDGRFLLWSDIPNNCIMKWEEETGAISVFRRPSNNANGNTRDHQGRLVTCEHDTRRVTRTEYDGAITVLLDRFDGKPLNSPNDVVVKSDGSIWFTDPPFGILGHYEGHQAAQELPANVYRIDGKTGRANVMADDINGPNGLAFSPDESRLYVVESRASPRKIRVFDVVADGTKLANGRVLIDAGAGTPDGFRCDVDGNLWCGWGMGEPELDGVRIFSSAGEPIGHIALPERCANLCFGGRWRNRLFMAASKSLYALYVNTQGAPGG
- a CDS encoding zf-HC2 domain-containing protein: MSIPSEMACKELVELVTEYLEGTLPPADRQRFENHLKDCSYCVIYLDQMRQTIRTVGRLTEEDLSLDAKQDLLRIFRDWKKEPPAGRPDP
- the poxB gene encoding ubiquinone-dependent pyruvate dehydrogenase, translating into AGDSLNGITDSIRPRHDIRWCHVRHEETAAFAAGAEAHLTGRLAVCAGSCGPGNLHLINGLYDAHRSRVPVLAIAAHISSPEIGSGYFQETHPEHLFRDCSHYCELISQPAQMPRVLEIAIRTALARRGVAVVVVPGDIALREAAEQQPRLRFSEPHPSIRPSDQELATAAGILNEARRVTILGGAGCAGAHTELIETAGKLKAPIVHALRGKEFIEYDNPFDVGMTGLLGFSSGYHAMMDSDALLMLGTDFPYRQFFPEHATIIQVDIRGEQLGRRAKIDVGLVGDVKTTLGALLPQLLQKTEGRHLEASLQHYQKARRGLDELATGDSGRKPIHPQYVARVLDEVAAPDAIFAVDVGTPTIWAARYLTMNGTRRLLGSFTHGSMAGALPQAIGAQLTYPGRQVITLSGDGGLAMLMGDLLTLRQLQLPVKLVVFNNGALSFVELEMKAAGFLDFATELRDPDFAKMAEGAGLLGLRAETPEHVRPMLLQALSHDGPALLDVAVNRQELSMPPSLTLDEMRGFAVFMVKAVLNGRGDELIDLAKTNLFR
- a CDS encoding DUF417 family protein; this encodes MNTMDVKGAAVAINRRDEGERSAAEVAWGERLTGIGTGILRYGLVFLLVVIGSMKFFAFEARGIQPLVAHSPFLSWMYHVLSVQGVSNFFGLVEITTGILIALRRVSPRASAVGSLAGVVIFLTTLSFLFTTPGALTPGSDVGGFLMKDLVLLGAAIYTTGEALLASNS
- a CDS encoding pyridoxamine 5'-phosphate oxidase family protein, with protein sequence MAERLGDEGIQRFLATKDVVVLATVQANGSPLAMPVWFLHGVDSLTMISEANTQKVRNLRRDPRVCVVAEAGGPAGLRSVTIQGRAEFLPESDERRALARAFLKKYHPELGRRWGGDVMPPDRVMFRIVPDRIRSWGRSA
- a CDS encoding dual specificity protein phosphatase; the encoded protein is MEIFEILENQLYQSGAPEEAADWRPILERSIDVVVDLYGTLDPGVPTIPNSILYIFWPIEDIARLPDMKIMDALTDLAVRSIRDGHRVLVHCHKGKSRSGLFNALVAMKILHIDGKAAVDLIRQRRPGALGNQVFAGYLEQLPAPPPDAPPQS
- a CDS encoding SDR family NAD(P)-dependent oxidoreductase, with the protein product MDEVRSLTAVITGAAGGIGRAAAEKFAASGVQVVAADLRPPQATADGIAARGGRCIALAVDVADRAQVGGMIAAAGRQFGGVDILVANAGIGFPDPILTISEENWDRVLAVNLKGAFLCAQAALPSMVERRRGAIVLVSSIAGRRASLTNGAHYTCSKYGLIGLTRHLATELAGTGIRVNCVCPGPTETPLLWQVATAEQRTDFARKTPLGRLAHPDDVAGVIVFLAGPGARHVHGAIVDVNGGLY